A genome region from Arachis duranensis cultivar V14167 chromosome 6, aradu.V14167.gnm2.J7QH, whole genome shotgun sequence includes the following:
- the LOC107491694 gene encoding uncharacterized protein LOC107491694 — MNGVQNRRVHNVEKPFPGCLGRMVNLFDLTAGVSGNRLLTDKPHHDASSLLRSQSDVARITNPSFGDQLEDKLMVSDSMRGSSQKRINGTPIKMLIDQEMSKEIVSKHNPPNVVAKLMGLEALPRGEPNLAMERSYRGDYSQHMHGHSGTPFRHWQLEDRFMDKEMLHEGHPSTEQIAYRDIYEIWLQSQRMNNVRDTMPNGEKWTEDVSAKKMAFIRQKFIEAKRLSTDERLRQSKEFDEALEVLSSNNDLLIRLLDSQNLYELQSTPIAETKRITVLKPSKMVDREKPCAKGKNDKYVKKPTNIGQAAAWEKTSPVYSPASQKVDDFPVQPTRIVVLKPSSGKTHEIKAVLSPTTSSPRNLHTGSLYHGLEDCDALEQTTNASEIAQQIPESLRSHQRDETLHSSVFSNGYIGDESSFYKSDNEYAAGNLSDLELMSPSPRHSWDYINRCGSPFSSSSFSRASCSPESSVCREAKKRLSERWAMMASTKGTQEQRHLRRSSTLGEMLALSDMKKVIISEVEDINRDQGPSNSVSCSRNISEEICMDGSPKNLPRSKSVPVSSTVYETGPSTEVCDHDTRKAHVSKELTKSKSMKSSFKGKVTNFFFSRNKRSTKEKSFLSQSKEESQSTLTDTSVSPVNSRGVRDGESQSFNSGAFAECSLPAVYESSGKSHSDSDGQGVISLESTVAGTSTENQDQPSPISVLEPPFEDENAAHGSLDCMKGGQLGSRLLMKSNLIDKSPPIESIARTLSWDDSCAEVASPYPLKPSLVSLDTKVEEQDWFVLVDKLLLAAGLANQVQSDSFYPRWHSLDSALDPSLRDNYANPDDKEPQPLPEARRRQRRSNQKLVFDCVNVALMEITGYGSEKYIRLWGGNSHCMFPFLEGATPPLVDLIVAQMKDLISGGMRSLWGDCGDSNSLVVESVVRKEVVGNEWVELMGLEMDILVKVVEGKLLEELVEDAVLDLTGRA; from the exons ATGAATGGGGTTCAGAACAGAAGAGTTCACAATGTTGAGAAACCTTTCCCTGGCTGCCTGGGAAGAATGGTCAACCTCTTTGATTTGACTGCTGGGGTTTCTGGAAATAGGTTACTCACTGATAAGCCACATCATGATG CTTCTTCACTTTTGAGAAGTCAATCAGATGTGGCAAGGATCACCAATCCTTCTTTTGGTGATCAATTAGAGGATAAGCTG ATGGTTTCAGACTCAATGAGAGGATCTTCACAGAAGAGAATCAATGGAACACCCATCAAGATGCTCATAGACCAAGAGATGTCCAAAGAAATTGTTTCCAAGCATAATCCACCTAATGTAGTTGCCAAATTAATGGGGCTTGAAGCCCTCCCACGGGGAGAGCCTAATTTGGCCATGGAGAGAAGCTACAGAGGAGATTATTCTCAACATATGCATGGTCATTCAGGAACACCATTCAGACACTGGCAGCTGGAAGATAGATTTATGGACAAGGAAATGCTTCATGAAGGTCATCCGAGCACAGAACAGATTGCTTACAGAGATATTTATGAAATATGGCTTCAATCACAGAGAATGAACAATGTAAGAGACACGATGCCAAATGGAGAAAAGTGGACTGAAGATGTTAGTGCAAAAAAAATGGCGTTCATACGTCAGAAATTTATAGAAGCAAAACGTCTCTCTACAGATGAGAGACTGCGCCAGTCCAAGGAGTTTGATGAAGCCTTGGAAGTTTTAAGCTCCAATAATGACCTACTAATCCGGTTATTGgattctcaaaatctttatgaGCTTCAGTCTACTCCGATTGCTGAGACTAAGCGTATTACTGTTCTTAAACCGTCGAAGATGGTTGACCGTGAAAAACCCTGTGCCAAGGGCAAGAATGATAAATATGTTAAGAAACCAACAAATATTGGCCAAGCAGCTGCTTGGGAGAAAACTAGTCCTGTGTATTCTCCAGCCAGCCAGAAAGTTGATGATTTCCCGGTTCAACCTACTCGAATAGTGGTATTGAAACCTAGCTCTGGGAAGACTCATGAGATTAAGGCTGTGCTTTCTCCGACAACTTCATCTCCTCGGAATCTGCACACTGGAAGTTTATATCACGGTCTTGAAGATTGTGATGCACTAGAGCAAACAACAAATGCAAGCGAAATCGCACAGCAAATACCTGAAAGCCTGAGGAGCCATCAAAGAGATGAAACATTGCATTCTTCAGTATTTTCCAATGGATATATCGGAGATGAAAGTTCATTTTACAAATCAGATAATGAGTATGCTGCAGGAAATTTGAGTGATTTGGAACTTATGTCACCATCTCCAAGGCATTCTTGGGATTACATCAATCGCTGTGGCAGCCCTTTTTCTTCATCATCCTTCAGTCGTGCTTCCTGTTCTCCTGAGTCATCTGTTTGCCGAGAGGCCAAGAAACGACTTTCTGAAAGATGGGCCATGATGGCATCAACTAAAGGTACACAAGAGCAGAGACATCTTCGGAGAAGCTCTACATTAGGTGAGATGCTCGCTCTTTCAGATATGAAGAAAGTTATAATATCTGAGGTTGAGGATATTAACAGAGACCAAGGACCTAGCAACTCTGTTTCTTGCAGTCGTAATATTAGTGAAGAAATATGCATGGATGGATCTCCTAAGAATCTTCCTAGGTCAAAATCTGTCCCTGTATCTTCCACTGTCTATGAAACTGGGCCCAGCACTGAAGTTTGTGATCATGATACTAGAAAAGCACATGTCTCCAAGGAGTTGACAAAGTCAAAGAGTATGAAATCATCATTTAAAGGGAAAGTTACAAATTTCTTTTTCTCAAGAAATAAGAGATCAACCAAGGAGAAGTCTTTTCTATCTCAATCCAAAGAGGAATCTCAGTCAACTCTAACTGATACGTCAGTATCTCCAGTAAATTCACGTGGAGTTAGAGATGGTGAGTCTCAAAGCTTCAACAGCGGTGCCTTTGCCGAGTGTTCTCTTCCAGCTGTATATGAATCATCTGGAAAATCACATTCAGACTCTGATGGACAAGGCGTAATATCTCTCGAG TCCACAGTGGCTGGAACATCAACAGAAAACCAGGATCAGCCTAGTCCAATCTCAGTTTTAGAACCTCCTTTTGAAGATGAGAATGCAGCTCATGGATCCTTAGACTGTATGAAGGGTGGTCAGCTGG GATCACGGCTGCTTATGAAgtctaatttaattgataaatcACCACCCATAGAATCAATAGCTCGGACCCTGTCATGGGATGACTCTTGTGCAGAGGTAGCAAGTCCCTATCCGTTAAAACCATCATTGGTCTCCCTAGACACCAAGGTGGAGGAACAAGATTGGTTTGTTCTcgttgataaactactattggCAGCTGGACTTGCCAATCAAGTGCAGTCCGACTCATTTTACCCAAGATGGCATTCCCTTGACAGTGCTTTGGATCCATCATTGAGGGATAACTACGCCAATCCGGATGACAAGGAGCCTCAGCCTCTCCCCGAAGCCCGGCGAAGGCAGAGGAGATCCAACCAGAAGCTAGTATTTGATTGTGTTAATGTAGCCCTAATGGAGATTACCGGTTATGGATCGGAGAAGTACATAAGGTTGTGGGGTGGGAATAGTCACTGCATGTTCCCATTCCTGGAGGGTGCAACACCTCCATTGGTGGACCTCATTGTGGCCCAGATGAAGGATTTAATATCTGGTGGGATGAGGTCTCTTTGGGGTGACTGTGGGGACAGTAACAGCCTGGTTGTGGAGAGTGTTGTCAGAAAAGAGGTTGTGGGGAATGAGTGGGTTGAGCTTATGGGTCTGGAGATGGATATTTTGGTTAAGGTGGTAGAGGGGAAGTTGCTGGAAGAACTTGTGGAGGATGCTGTGCTTGATTTGACAGGCAGGGCTTGA
- the LOC107491662 gene encoding GDSL esterase/lipase At4g28780 — protein sequence MIMRVQQVVMATMVVTIVVFGPKRAEAAAPRAFFVFGDSLVDSGNNNYLPTTARADSRPYGIDYPTHRPTGRFSNGFNLPDIISQRIGSEPTLPYLSPELNGPKLLVGANFASAGIGILNDTGVQFVRILRMYEQFELFEEYQERLSAEVGSERAKKIVNGALVLITLGGNDFVNNYFVTPFSPRSRQFTVSQFSRYLISEYSKILQRLYELGARRVLVSGTGPLGCVPSQLASKSTNGDCVPELQQAAQIYNPLLVQMTKDLNSQVGSDVFVAVNAFIMNMDFITKPQTFGFVTSKVACCGQGRYNGIGTCTSLSNLCPNRDIYAFWDAFHPTQRALGFIVDAIFSGTNDVMSPMNLTTVMALDSNI from the exons ATGATTATGAGAGTCCAGCAGGTGGTGATGGCCACAATGGTGGTGACTATTGTTGTTTTTGGTCCAAAGAGAGCTGAGGCAGCTGCTCCCAGAGCTTTCTTTGTGTTTGGAGACTCCCTCGTTGACAGTGGCAACAACAATTACTTGCCAACCACCGCACGCGCCGATTCTCGCCCCTATGGCATCGATTATCCTACTCATCGTCCTACCGGTCGCTTCTCTAATGGCTTCAACCTACCTGATATTATAA GCCAGAGAATTGGATCTGAGCCCACATTACCGTATCTGAGCCCAGAGTTAAATGGGCCAAAGCTCTTAGTTGGGGCCAACTTTGCTTCTGCTGGCATTGGAATCCTGAATGACACTGGCGTCCAATTT GTGAGGATCTTAAGAATGTATGAGCAGTTTGAGTTGTTTGAAGAATACCAAGAACGTTTAAGTGCAGAAGTGGGGTCAGAAAGGGCAAAGAAAATTGTGAATGGGGCATTGGTGCTGATAACACTTGGTGGTAACGACTTCGTTAACAACTATTTTGTCACTCCATTTTCCCCTAGGTCTCGCCAATTCACCGTTTCCCAATTCTCTCGCTACCTTATTTCTGAGTACAGTAAAATTCTCCAG AGGTTGTATGAGTTGGGGGCTCGGAGGGTGTTGGTGTCAGGAACAGGTCCATTGGGATGTGTTCCGTCACAGCTTGCCTCAAAGAGCACCAATGGTGACTGTGTGCCGGAGTTACAACAAGCTGCGCAGATTTACAACCCTCTCCTTGTTCAGATGACTAAAGATCTCAACTCCCAAGTTGGTTCTGACGTTTTTGTCGCTGTCAATGCCTTCATTATGAACATGGATTTCATCACCAAACCTCAAACATTTG GTTTTGTTACATCAAAGGTAGCATGTTGTGGACAAGGTCGATACAATGGGATTGGAACGTGCACTTCATTGTCGAACCTTTGTCCAAACCGTGATATCTATGCTTTTTGGGATGCTTTCCACCCAACACAACGTGCTCTTGGTTTCATCGTCGATGCAATCTTTAGTGGAACTAACGACGTTATGAGCCCTATGAACCTTACCACCGTCATGGCCTTGGACTCCAACATTTAA